In a single window of the Pontibacter russatus genome:
- a CDS encoding phytochrome family protein, whose protein sequence is MQNYNNLKVDLSNCDSEPIHIIGRIQPHGFLLILDQETLQVEQVSRNIGSI, encoded by the coding sequence ATGCAAAACTATAACAACCTGAAGGTTGACCTTTCCAACTGCGACTCAGAGCCTATCCATATCATCGGCCGGATTCAGCCGCATGGCTTTCTGCTTATCCTGGACCAGGAAACGCTGCAGGTAGAGCAGGTAAGCCGGAATATAGGGAGTATATAA